In one Brevibacillus choshinensis genomic region, the following are encoded:
- a CDS encoding DEAD/DEAH box helicase, whose protein sequence is MEMANLADFLALGIRKELHAALKENGITEPTPIQEKTIPVALLGKDVISQAQTGTGKTLAFVLPVLEQADPEATHVQALILTPTRELALQITAEVKKLTDKLDEIHVLAVYGGQDVARQMRKLQGKKQIVIATPGRLLDHMRRGTIDLSTVSTLVLDEADQMLHMGFLPEVEEIIGQTPWDRQTMLFSATMPANVRSLANRFMRQPEDIRVQGKRITLDDIKQIVVETTDRAKQSTLRSLLKEHRPFLAVIFCRTKRRASTLSAALQGFDYLSDELHGDLSQAKREDVMKRFREARIQLLVATDVAARGLDVEGITHVFNYDIPEDVDSYIHRIGRTGRAGEQGVAFTLVTPKDRSNLEMIEKGIGLSLERKSMETAETSQTRESKPEKPKRNENNRQPRGKATEQKGSGFGRKAKSGERQQGGFDRKAKSGERQQGGFDRKAKSGERQQGGFDRRPKSDERQSDRFDRKSNGNDRQNNRSSKPTEAKTKSPDRKSGRPDRDRSFSSSSRETSRFDNKRGKSTGPKVKSQKPKATKTLKKPSRQR, encoded by the coding sequence ATGGAGATGGCTAATCTGGCTGACTTTTTGGCTTTAGGAATTCGCAAGGAACTACATGCTGCATTAAAAGAAAATGGGATTACGGAACCGACCCCGATCCAAGAAAAAACGATCCCTGTCGCACTGCTTGGAAAAGACGTAATCTCACAAGCGCAAACCGGTACGGGGAAGACGCTGGCTTTTGTCCTGCCCGTTCTGGAGCAGGCCGATCCAGAAGCTACGCATGTACAAGCCTTGATACTCACGCCGACGCGAGAGCTTGCGTTGCAGATTACAGCGGAAGTGAAGAAGCTGACAGACAAGCTCGATGAAATCCACGTTCTCGCCGTCTATGGGGGACAGGACGTAGCGCGTCAAATGAGAAAGCTGCAAGGCAAAAAACAAATCGTGATCGCAACACCTGGCCGTCTGTTGGATCATATGAGACGAGGAACGATCGATCTATCGACTGTATCGACTCTCGTCCTCGATGAAGCGGACCAGATGCTGCATATGGGTTTTCTCCCAGAAGTCGAAGAAATTATCGGACAGACGCCATGGGATCGGCAGACGATGCTTTTCTCTGCCACGATGCCTGCAAATGTGCGCTCGCTGGCCAATCGCTTTATGCGACAGCCGGAGGATATTCGCGTACAAGGCAAACGTATCACGCTCGACGACATCAAGCAAATCGTTGTGGAAACGACGGATCGAGCCAAGCAATCCACGCTGCGCAGCCTACTCAAAGAGCATCGGCCTTTCCTGGCTGTCATCTTTTGCCGCACGAAACGCAGAGCAAGTACTTTAAGTGCTGCACTCCAAGGCTTTGACTATCTGTCAGACGAATTGCATGGTGATTTGTCACAGGCCAAACGGGAAGATGTCATGAAGCGTTTCCGCGAGGCGAGAATCCAACTTCTCGTTGCGACCGATGTGGCCGCTCGTGGTCTAGATGTGGAAGGCATCACGCATGTGTTTAACTACGATATCCCGGAAGATGTGGATAGCTATATTCATCGAATTGGTCGAACAGGTCGAGCGGGAGAACAGGGGGTTGCCTTTACTTTGGTAACACCCAAGGATCGCTCCAATCTGGAGATGATTGAAAAAGGGATCGGACTGTCGCTCGAGAGGAAGAGCATGGAGACGGCAGAAACGTCACAGACACGCGAGTCGAAGCCAGAGAAGCCGAAGCGCAACGAGAATAACCGTCAACCGAGGGGCAAGGCCACCGAGCAAAAGGGTAGTGGTTTTGGGCGGAAGGCGAAGAGCGGCGAACGCCAACAGGGTGGTTTCGACCGGAAGGCGAAAAGTGGCGAACGCCAGCAGGGTGGTTTCGACAGGAAGGCGAAGAGCGGCGAACGCCAACAGGGTGGTTTCGATCGTAGGCCGAAGAGCGACGAACGTCAGAGCGACCGCTTTGATCGCAAATCGAATGGAAATGATCGTCAAAACAACCGTTCCAGTAAACCGACAGAGGCGAAAACGAAAAGCCCTGACCGCAAGTCCGGTCGTCCTGATCGCGATCGTTCATTTAGCAGCTCCAGCCGTGAAACCAGCCGCTTTGACAATAAGCGTGGGAAATCAACAGGTCCAAAAGTGAAATCTCAAAAACCAAAAGCCACGAAAACGCTCAAGAAGCCTTCTCGACAACGATAA
- a CDS encoding class I SAM-dependent methyltransferase, which translates to MKPTNGMLLEHIARYYFATPYIQGRVLDIACGTGYGCHMVAKDRKRELIELVGVDIDDETLAYANREYHHQKITYQRGNAIDPQLPEQLGQFDTILSFETIEHVEDDLLFMDNLYRMLKPGGVLVLSSPFGRGRGQQTSEPFHVHQLTPEEFEELFVRFSNVEIYYQRGVTFEKPRDGVRYFIGMAVCTK; encoded by the coding sequence ATGAAGCCAACGAACGGCATGCTGCTAGAACATATTGCCCGCTATTACTTCGCTACCCCGTATATTCAGGGCAGGGTGCTGGACATCGCCTGCGGTACAGGCTATGGTTGCCATATGGTAGCCAAGGACAGAAAACGCGAACTGATCGAGCTGGTCGGGGTGGACATAGATGACGAGACGCTGGCTTATGCGAATCGGGAGTACCACCATCAAAAGATCACGTATCAGAGAGGCAATGCCATTGATCCCCAGCTTCCTGAACAATTGGGGCAGTTTGATACCATTTTGAGCTTTGAAACGATCGAGCACGTGGAAGATGATCTGTTGTTTATGGACAATCTGTATCGGATGCTCAAGCCTGGCGGAGTCCTGGTCCTGTCCAGTCCATTTGGCCGAGGAAGAGGACAGCAGACGAGTGAGCCGTTTCATGTCCATCAGCTGACACCAGAAGAATTCGAAGAACTGTTTGTCCGCTTTTCAAATGTAGAGATTTACTACCAGCGAGGCGTGACTTTTGAAAAGCCTCGAGACGGTGTACGTTATTTTATCGGAATGGCTGTTTGCACCAAATAA
- a CDS encoding response regulator transcription factor, whose product MTNYNVLVVDDEREIRDAIEIYLKNEMITVYKAGDGLEALDILSEKDIHLIILDIMMPRMDGITATFKIRQERNIPIIMLSAKSEDTDKILGLNVGADDYVTKPFHPLELVARVKSQLRRYTNLGNYRATDDEVQVRGLTLNKSTKTVTVDGNDVRLTATEYKILELLMENKGRVFSIEEIYERVWREPYLNAENTVAVHVRRIREKIEINPKDPKYLKVVWGIGYKIEK is encoded by the coding sequence ATGACGAATTACAATGTCCTTGTCGTCGATGATGAGCGGGAAATCAGGGACGCAATTGAAATCTATCTCAAGAATGAGATGATCACCGTTTACAAGGCGGGGGATGGTCTGGAGGCTCTGGATATCCTATCGGAAAAGGATATTCATCTCATCATCCTCGACATCATGATGCCACGGATGGACGGAATAACGGCAACCTTTAAAATCCGTCAGGAACGCAACATCCCCATCATCATGCTGTCCGCCAAATCAGAGGATACCGACAAGATTCTGGGTCTGAATGTCGGGGCCGACGATTACGTCACCAAGCCTTTTCACCCGTTGGAACTGGTAGCACGCGTAAAATCACAGCTCCGCCGCTACACCAACCTGGGCAACTACAGAGCCACAGATGATGAGGTCCAAGTACGCGGACTGACCTTGAACAAAAGCACGAAGACGGTCACCGTGGATGGCAATGACGTCCGTCTGACAGCAACAGAGTACAAGATCCTCGAGCTGTTGATGGAAAACAAGGGCCGGGTCTTTTCCATCGAGGAAATCTACGAACGCGTCTGGAGGGAGCCCTATCTCAATGCCGAGAACACTGTCGCCGTGCACGTCCGACGCATTCGAGAAAAAATAGAAATCAACCCGAAGGATCCGAAATATTTAAAGGTGGTATGGGGAATTGGATACAAAATCGAAAAATAG
- a CDS encoding sensor histidine kinase — MDTKSKNSRYSLLAVLALVLTTCLSFLTVVDIYENRANLQEDYYFDSYSFYNELNTEVDLIESVHVGFADYEDKRSLEKIDKQSLDQINENRDQSLTEKKREIAEQYAPLIQEAQRAGKAEEVARLTTEQESQLAEENKRIQTDWQKSLDEMVAMKDQEYEERKNSLNFRNSSFKYYVQDGKRNKIYTNLEQEPTTAELKNVAIFSFQFPQNSHAKSNLFSGMNRSFQLNQWKGVIYVPINPDGYSQIHADATYYNSVRERLMLESALLAATLLISAFLVWYTVKHQAVQLPVVQKNLAILRRIPLDIRILLLFPAIMVYLITAFNMSFFAFPIGFEQIFTLIVMLPLTAFFLLYAVEGWNMYNDSEVFRQQWQKSLLSRQRSLLKESYSNRSVFFKVALIFILTVGLGMSVALGFIALVRGSGEFIILTFLYCMFYALCVLPYIFRRIGLINRVLLGASQMAAGDLHTTIVEKPRGKLGDLAHSLNNIKQGLQRSVESQMKSERLKSELITNVSHDLKTPLTSIINYVDLLKREDLTQEDIKSYVDVLERKTNRLKVLIDDLFEAAKTASGSVELNIEQVNVSALLNQAIAEFSDKIEESPLTFRVNIEQQKIYAPLDGKKTWRVFENLIGNALKYSMPHTRVHIDLYEQLDEVILTIKNVSAYEIDFAADELFERFKRGDQSRNTEGSGLGLAIAKSIVELQGGKLQIDIDGDYFKVIVTFRR, encoded by the coding sequence TTGGATACAAAATCGAAAAATAGCCGTTACTCACTGCTCGCCGTCCTCGCCCTGGTATTGACCACGTGCCTTTCTTTTCTAACGGTCGTAGACATTTACGAGAATCGCGCGAACCTGCAAGAGGACTACTACTTTGACAGTTACTCGTTTTACAATGAGCTGAATACGGAAGTCGATCTGATCGAGTCCGTTCATGTAGGCTTTGCCGACTATGAAGACAAAAGATCGCTAGAAAAGATCGACAAGCAATCATTAGATCAGATCAATGAGAACCGCGACCAATCGTTGACCGAAAAAAAGCGAGAGATCGCTGAGCAATATGCCCCTCTCATTCAGGAAGCACAGCGAGCTGGCAAGGCTGAAGAAGTGGCTAGGCTCACGACAGAACAGGAAAGTCAGCTCGCAGAGGAAAACAAACGAATTCAGACAGACTGGCAAAAAAGCCTCGATGAGATGGTCGCCATGAAGGACCAGGAATACGAGGAACGAAAAAACAGCCTGAACTTCCGTAACAGCTCTTTTAAATACTACGTACAGGATGGAAAAAGAAACAAGATCTACACCAATCTCGAGCAAGAGCCGACTACAGCAGAACTGAAGAATGTCGCTATCTTTTCCTTTCAGTTCCCGCAAAATTCTCATGCGAAATCAAACCTATTTTCAGGTATGAATCGCTCGTTTCAGCTCAATCAATGGAAGGGCGTCATTTACGTCCCAATAAACCCTGATGGCTACAGTCAAATACACGCAGATGCCACATACTATAACTCCGTTCGGGAACGTCTCATGCTGGAAAGTGCGCTCTTGGCTGCCACTCTTCTGATTAGCGCCTTCCTTGTGTGGTACACGGTCAAACACCAGGCAGTGCAGCTCCCTGTTGTCCAAAAGAACTTGGCTATTCTGCGACGTATACCGTTGGACATCCGAATCTTACTGTTGTTCCCGGCTATCATGGTTTACCTGATCACAGCCTTTAACATGAGTTTTTTCGCTTTCCCGATCGGCTTTGAACAGATCTTCACCTTGATTGTCATGCTCCCCTTGACTGCCTTTTTCCTGCTGTATGCAGTCGAAGGCTGGAACATGTACAACGATTCGGAAGTGTTCCGCCAGCAGTGGCAAAAGAGCTTGTTATCCCGACAACGCTCCCTGTTAAAAGAGAGCTACTCCAATCGCAGTGTCTTTTTCAAGGTAGCTCTTATCTTCATCCTGACAGTCGGACTGGGGATGAGCGTGGCTCTGGGCTTTATCGCACTGGTAAGAGGCTCTGGGGAATTCATAATCCTCACGTTTTTGTACTGCATGTTCTACGCGCTATGTGTGCTCCCTTACATTTTCCGACGCATTGGCCTGATAAACAGAGTCCTGCTCGGAGCTTCTCAGATGGCTGCGGGAGATCTCCATACGACGATCGTGGAAAAGCCGCGTGGCAAACTTGGAGATCTCGCTCACTCCCTCAACAACATCAAGCAGGGACTGCAGCGTTCGGTGGAAAGCCAAATGAAAAGCGAACGGCTCAAATCAGAGCTAATTACGAATGTGTCCCATGATTTAAAGACGCCGCTCACGTCTATTATCAACTACGTCGATCTACTCAAACGAGAAGACCTGACCCAGGAAGACATCAAAAGCTACGTGGATGTGCTCGAACGGAAAACCAATCGTCTGAAGGTCTTGATCGACGACCTGTTCGAAGCAGCTAAAACGGCGAGTGGATCAGTAGAATTGAACATCGAACAAGTCAACGTCTCTGCGTTGCTCAATCAAGCGATCGCCGAGTTTAGCGACAAGATCGAGGAATCTCCGCTGACCTTCCGCGTGAATATCGAGCAACAAAAAATATATGCGCCCCTCGACGGCAAAAAAACATGGCGTGTTTTCGAGAATCTGATTGGGAATGCCTTGAAGTACTCTATGCCACATACGAGAGTCCATATTGACTTGTACGAACAGCTCGATGAAGTCATCCTGACAATCAAAAACGTCTCTGCTTACGAAATTGATTTTGCTGCCGATGAACTTTTCGAACGCTTCAAGCGTGGGGATCAATCGCGCAATACCGAAGGCTCTGGTCTCGGTCTCGCGATCGCAAAAAGCATCGTCGAGCTACAAGGTGGCAAGCTGCAGATCGATATTGACGGTGATTATTTCAAAGTCATTGTCACCTTTCGCCGCTAG
- a CDS encoding HPr family phosphocarrier protein, producing the protein MIRINVEVTVNGGLHARPASVLVHLLNQHQSSVKMIYNGKEANGKSILSVMALGVKTGDEITFEVDGSDEQEAASCIQKLFERDFSV; encoded by the coding sequence ATGATTCGGATCAACGTGGAAGTAACGGTCAATGGCGGCCTCCATGCACGCCCCGCATCGGTTTTAGTCCATTTGCTCAACCAACATCAATCGTCCGTGAAAATGATTTATAACGGAAAAGAGGCGAACGGCAAGAGCATCCTCAGCGTCATGGCACTCGGGGTGAAAACTGGGGATGAAATTACGTTTGAGGTGGACGGATCAGATGAGCAGGAGGCTGCTTCCTGTATTCAAAAGTTATTTGAACGTGACTTTTCTGTATAA
- a CDS encoding Cof-type HAD-IIB family hydrolase, with protein MSYKLLALDVDGTLLKSNHTLSKLTQQVIAGLVERGIHVTLATGRAYPSAKSLAQLFHMQVPLITHDGAFVADPRTDRVLYAKRIPHEVAAQITEVLVAHQLDIMLLHESYAVTNRSWKWKDIFPLLNAWTIRQLWREQYPMKIQASRSLAEYVRVNKVAPPKFYVTGEPERLTAAQSALLKSPLKGFRVTASGTNNLEILPEGVSKASGLEIVSAELKIATEQIVAVGDNFNDAEMIRFAGMGVAMGNAPDDIKQLAQFVTDTNDQDGVVSVARKFFDA; from the coding sequence ATGAGCTACAAGCTGCTCGCGCTAGACGTCGATGGAACGCTGCTGAAGTCGAACCACACCCTCTCCAAGCTGACCCAACAAGTGATCGCAGGGCTGGTCGAGCGCGGAATCCATGTGACTCTCGCTACAGGTAGAGCCTATCCTTCTGCCAAATCGCTGGCACAGCTTTTTCACATGCAGGTCCCGTTGATTACGCATGATGGAGCATTTGTAGCCGATCCACGTACGGACCGGGTGCTGTACGCTAAACGCATCCCGCATGAAGTCGCTGCTCAGATAACCGAGGTACTGGTCGCGCATCAGTTGGATATCATGCTATTGCATGAGTCGTACGCGGTAACCAATCGCAGCTGGAAGTGGAAGGACATTTTTCCTCTACTCAATGCCTGGACGATCCGCCAGCTATGGAGAGAGCAGTATCCGATGAAAATACAGGCGTCGCGTTCCCTCGCAGAATACGTGCGGGTGAACAAGGTGGCTCCGCCAAAATTTTATGTGACTGGCGAGCCTGAACGGCTCACAGCAGCCCAAAGCGCTCTGTTGAAATCACCGCTAAAGGGATTTCGAGTCACCGCGTCAGGGACGAACAACCTGGAGATCTTGCCGGAGGGTGTGTCCAAGGCTAGTGGATTGGAGATCGTCAGCGCGGAATTGAAGATCGCGACAGAACAGATTGTAGCTGTCGGCGATAATTTCAACGATGCGGAGATGATCCGCTTTGCCGGGATGGGCGTCGCGATGGGGAATGCTCCAGACGATATCAAACAGTTGGCTCAGTTTGTTACCGATACGAATGATCAGGATGGTGTCGTGAGCGTCGCTCGCAAGTTTTTTGATGCATAA
- a CDS encoding 6-phospho-beta-glucosidase yields the protein MSGIKIVTIGGGSSYTPELVEGFIKRYYELPVRELWLVDIPAGQKKLEIVGALAKRMVEKAGVPIEIHLTLDRRKALEGADFVTTQIRVGLLDARIKDEKIPLKYGVIGQETNGPGGLFKGLRTIPVIMDICRDMEELCPDAWLINFTNPAGMVTEAVLRHTNRKKVIGLCNVPIGMKMGVASVMGVDESRVHIDFAGLNHMVFGLGVYVDGENVTSQLIDKLSGEQSGITMNNILDLGWDKDFIKALGILPCPYHRYYYQTRTMLEHELEEAQKTGTRAEVVKKVEEELFELYKDPDLSIKPPQLEKRGGAYYSEAACNLIYSIYNDKRDIQPVNVRNNGAIASIPDDSAVEVNCVITREGPIPLAVGDLPVPVRGLVQQIKSFERVAAEAAVTGDYLQALLAMTINPLVSTDAIAKKILDEMLEAHKDYLPQFFKPVS from the coding sequence ATGAGTGGAATCAAAATCGTGACGATCGGTGGAGGCTCCAGCTATACACCTGAATTGGTGGAAGGCTTTATCAAGAGGTACTATGAACTGCCTGTGCGGGAATTATGGCTGGTGGACATTCCGGCAGGACAAAAGAAGCTGGAAATCGTGGGGGCCCTGGCCAAACGAATGGTGGAAAAAGCCGGAGTACCTATCGAGATTCATCTGACGCTGGATCGCAGAAAAGCGTTGGAGGGGGCTGATTTCGTCACGACGCAAATTCGCGTAGGCTTGTTGGATGCGCGGATCAAGGACGAAAAAATCCCGTTGAAGTACGGAGTCATCGGGCAAGAAACGAATGGACCGGGTGGTTTATTCAAAGGTCTGCGCACGATCCCTGTCATCATGGACATCTGCCGTGATATGGAGGAGCTATGCCCAGATGCGTGGCTAATTAACTTTACAAATCCTGCGGGAATGGTGACGGAAGCGGTTCTGCGGCATACCAACCGGAAAAAGGTCATCGGTCTGTGCAACGTACCGATCGGCATGAAGATGGGCGTGGCTTCTGTTATGGGAGTCGACGAGTCACGGGTACACATCGATTTTGCTGGGCTGAATCACATGGTCTTTGGTCTGGGTGTCTACGTGGACGGTGAAAATGTGACATCGCAGCTGATCGACAAGCTATCGGGAGAACAGTCCGGCATCACGATGAATAACATCTTGGATTTAGGCTGGGATAAAGATTTTATCAAAGCATTGGGAATCTTACCTTGCCCGTATCACCGCTATTACTACCAGACCCGTACGATGCTCGAACACGAGCTGGAAGAGGCACAAAAGACCGGAACACGAGCCGAGGTCGTGAAAAAAGTAGAGGAAGAATTGTTTGAGCTGTACAAAGATCCTGATCTGTCTATCAAGCCACCACAGCTGGAAAAAAGGGGTGGAGCTTATTACAGCGAGGCAGCCTGCAACCTGATCTACTCGATTTACAACGACAAGCGCGATATTCAGCCGGTCAATGTGCGCAACAACGGAGCGATTGCGAGCATTCCGGATGATTCCGCTGTCGAAGTAAACTGCGTGATTACTCGAGAGGGACCGATTCCTCTCGCGGTCGGAGATTTGCCTGTACCAGTGCGAGGATTGGTGCAGCAAATCAAGTCGTTTGAGAGAGTGGCAGCAGAGGCAGCAGTGACAGGAGACTATCTTCAGGCACTGTTGGCTATGACCATCAACCCGTTGGTCTCCACCGATGCGATCGCCAAAAAAATCCTGGACGAAATGCTGGAGGCTCATAAAGATTATCTGCCCCAGTTTTTCAAGCCCGTCTCATGA
- a CDS encoding PTS lactose/cellobiose transporter subunit IIA: MEVDHTEVIFQLILHGGNARSLAMEAIALAKNKDMTGAQNALEQAGEELSKAHQNQTAFIQKEVSGEKTEISMLLIHAQDHLMNAMTIKDLASEFVELYGHIHESKGAEV, from the coding sequence ATGGAAGTGGACCATACAGAAGTAATCTTTCAGCTGATACTGCACGGAGGTAACGCAAGGAGTCTGGCGATGGAGGCAATCGCCCTGGCGAAGAACAAAGACATGACTGGGGCACAAAACGCGTTGGAACAAGCAGGGGAAGAGCTGAGTAAAGCCCACCAAAACCAGACCGCCTTTATTCAGAAAGAAGTGTCCGGTGAAAAGACGGAAATCAGCATGTTGTTGATTCATGCTCAGGACCATTTGATGAATGCCATGACGATCAAGGATTTGGCCAGCGAGTTTGTCGAGCTGTATGGCCATATTCACGAGAGCAAGGGGGCGGAAGTATGA
- the chbG gene encoding chitin disaccharide deacetylase gives MKLIVNADDFGYSKGVNLGIVEAHVEGIVTSATMMMNMPGVEHAFRLAASTPTLGVGVHLVLTCGSPLESNVPSLTDENGSFRRGQAHLAEASAEEVEREFTAQLERFFRTGRKPTHIDSHHHVHARETILPIVLRLADRFGLPVRYPWAFEQTERSLTPQVNTTEGFSHHFYGEDLTVDGLIGIIDGLSGHATAEMMTHPAYIDEELLRGSSYAIPRTKELQILTAPEVKKYIKLKKVQLVTFNEIG, from the coding sequence ATGAAACTGATTGTGAATGCGGACGATTTTGGCTATTCAAAAGGTGTCAATTTGGGGATTGTAGAAGCGCATGTCGAGGGAATCGTTACTTCCGCTACGATGATGATGAACATGCCAGGGGTGGAGCATGCTTTTCGTTTGGCAGCGAGCACCCCAACATTGGGAGTGGGCGTACATCTGGTTCTCACATGCGGCTCACCGCTGGAGTCGAACGTTCCGTCGCTTACGGATGAGAACGGGTCGTTTCGACGAGGCCAAGCGCATCTTGCAGAGGCCTCTGCGGAGGAAGTGGAGCGAGAGTTTACAGCGCAGCTCGAGCGGTTTTTTCGCACGGGACGCAAGCCTACGCACATTGACAGTCATCATCACGTACATGCGCGAGAAACGATTTTGCCAATCGTATTGCGTCTGGCTGATCGCTTCGGGCTCCCTGTCCGTTATCCGTGGGCTTTTGAACAAACGGAACGCTCGCTTACCCCTCAGGTCAATACCACCGAAGGCTTTTCGCACCATTTTTACGGAGAGGATCTGACAGTCGATGGCTTGATTGGAATCATAGATGGCCTCTCCGGACATGCGACTGCCGAAATGATGACCCATCCGGCTTACATTGATGAGGAACTGCTCAGAGGCAGCTCCTATGCCATCCCCCGCACCAAAGAACTTCAGATCCTGACCGCACCAGAGGTAAAGAAGTACATCAAGCTCAAGAAGGTACAACTCGTAACCTTTAACGAAATCGGATAG
- the celB gene encoding PTS cellobiose transporter subunit IIC, whose product MAGFISFLENRVMPVAGRIAEQKHLQAIRDGIILTMPLLIIGSLFLIIGFIPIPGYSDFMSGIFGDKWLTKLLYPVNATFDIMALIVSFGVAYRLAEKYKVDPLSAGAISVASFLLATPYTTMFTPEGASTAVEVGGVIPVTLMGSKGLFVAMILALLSTEIYRKIIQKKIVITMPDGVPPAVARSFVALIPASVVLLVVWLLRILIENTSFHSIHNIVSDLLVGPLNALGSSMFGAIIAVLMVQLLWSLGLHGAAIVGGVMDPIWLSLMDQNRAVFQADPTGELPNVITKQFFDLWIYAGGSGATLALVVLMILRARSEQMKNIGRLSIGPGLFNINEPVTFGMPIVMNPLLIIPFILAPIVLVIVSYLAMELGWVARPSGVAVPWTTPPIISGYLATGGKISGSVLQLVNFVISLLIYYPFFRLWDKQKLAEEQAESNSSNASVPL is encoded by the coding sequence ATGGCGGGATTTATTTCTTTTCTTGAGAACCGCGTCATGCCAGTGGCTGGTCGTATTGCGGAACAAAAGCACTTGCAGGCGATTCGTGACGGAATTATTTTAACGATGCCTTTGTTGATTATCGGTTCTCTTTTTCTCATCATCGGCTTCATTCCGATTCCAGGCTACAGCGATTTTATGAGCGGAATATTCGGTGACAAATGGCTCACCAAGCTGCTGTATCCGGTGAATGCCACCTTTGACATCATGGCATTGATCGTCAGCTTTGGCGTCGCCTATCGGTTGGCGGAAAAGTATAAGGTCGACCCGTTGTCTGCCGGGGCGATCTCGGTAGCTTCCTTCTTGCTGGCCACCCCCTACACGACGATGTTCACGCCTGAGGGAGCGAGTACCGCAGTAGAAGTGGGCGGCGTCATTCCGGTGACGCTGATGGGTAGCAAAGGCTTGTTCGTCGCTATGATCCTCGCCCTGCTGTCCACTGAAATTTACCGCAAGATCATCCAAAAGAAAATCGTCATTACGATGCCGGACGGTGTGCCACCCGCTGTAGCCCGTTCGTTTGTGGCGTTGATTCCCGCCTCTGTCGTGCTGCTGGTCGTATGGCTGCTGCGCATCCTCATTGAAAATACATCGTTTCATAGCATCCACAACATTGTCTCCGATCTCTTGGTCGGGCCACTGAACGCACTGGGAAGTAGCATGTTCGGCGCAATCATCGCAGTGCTGATGGTGCAGCTGCTTTGGTCGCTGGGCTTGCACGGAGCGGCCATCGTCGGTGGAGTCATGGACCCCATTTGGCTCTCGCTCATGGACCAAAACCGTGCCGTCTTTCAGGCCGATCCCACTGGTGAATTGCCAAATGTCATCACCAAACAATTTTTTGATCTCTGGATTTACGCAGGTGGCTCAGGCGCAACCCTCGCATTGGTCGTTCTCATGATACTTCGTGCCCGCAGTGAGCAGATGAAAAACATCGGCAGGCTGTCGATCGGGCCAGGGCTGTTTAACATCAATGAACCTGTGACGTTCGGGATGCCGATCGTCATGAACCCGCTGCTGATCATTCCGTTCATTTTGGCACCGATTGTGCTCGTCATCGTCAGTTATCTGGCCATGGAACTGGGATGGGTAGCAAGGCCAAGCGGTGTCGCAGTCCCATGGACGACGCCGCCGATCATCAGTGGCTATTTAGCGACAGGCGGAAAAATATCTGGCAGTGTGCTCCAGTTGGTCAACTTTGTCATATCACTTTTGATCTACTACCCATTCTTTAGACTGTGGGACAAACAAAAGCTGGCTGAGGAACAAGCCGAATCGAACTCGAGCAATGCCTCCGTTCCTCTGTAA
- a CDS encoding PTS sugar transporter subunit IIB gives MNILLCCNAGMSTSLLVQKMEQAAKEKGLDSKIWAVSADEVKRHIDQADVLLLGPQVRYKLKEMKKEGEARGIPVDVISTTDYGTLNGKNVLEFALRLKK, from the coding sequence TTGAATATTTTGCTGTGTTGCAATGCAGGGATGTCTACCAGTCTGTTGGTGCAAAAGATGGAGCAAGCAGCCAAGGAAAAAGGATTGGATTCCAAAATCTGGGCTGTATCTGCGGACGAAGTCAAAAGACACATCGATCAAGCCGACGTACTCCTTTTGGGACCTCAAGTGCGCTACAAGCTAAAGGAAATGAAAAAGGAGGGGGAGGCAAGAGGAATTCCTGTAGATGTCATCAGCACGACGGACTACGGTACGCTGAACGGAAAAAATGTGCTGGAGTTTGCGCTTCGTCTAAAAAAATAG